The nucleotide window AGACAGGGTGCAGCGCGCGACCGACGACGACGGGCCGTCCGTCCGTCGGCGAGAACGGCTCTCCCGCGACCGACTCGACGAGGTGCTCGACAGGCTCGACGGCTTCGAGACCGAACGCGAGGGGGCGCTCACCGCCGCCGTCGACGAGTCGACACAGCCGGCCGTCACAGACGCCCTGGGTGACCGCGCCGTCCTGGCCCGCCAGGCGGCGCCGACGGTGGTCTGTGTCGACGACGCCGGGCTAGTCAGCGTCGCGTTGTCCCCGCCGATCCAGCCGGCGCCGTTCTGCGAGTGGGGGTCGGAGTTCCGGCTCGACCGCGAGTGGTTCCAACCGACCGGACGGTTCGGGTTCGCGCTCGTCCGGTCGGACACGTACGCCGGCGGCGTGTACGAGGGTGGCGACCGGCAGACGTTCACGGGGTTCCAGACGGACGTGACGGGAGAACACGACAAGGGTGGGTTCTCACAGGCTCGGTTCGAGCGCCGCCGCGAGGAGGAGATCGACGACCACGTAGACCGGGTCCGAGGGGCTCTCGACGACCTGGACGCCGACCGGCTGATCCTCGTCGGCGAGTCGACGGCACTGGACCGGCTGTCCGTCGACGCCGACCACACCGCGGCCGTCGACGCCACCGGCCACGACGAAGACGCCTTGGGTCGTGCGTTCCGCGACTTCTGGACGACGGAACTGACGGCGTTGTAGCTACCAGTCCACGTCGAAGACGGTCTCGTCGGCCCTCGACTCGTCGACACGGACCCTGGCGAAGTTCGTCCCGCTCAGCTCTGCGGTCCCCTTCAACATCCCCTCCTCCCACGCGACCGGGTACGGCGTCGTCGACACCACACGGGCCGTCGACTCCCCCGTCTGTTCGAAGCTGTACCCGCCGGGGGCACTGCGGTGATTGGCCTCGTAGGCGTCGGTCAGGCGTTCGAGCGCCGCCGCCGGCTCGTCGTAGCCCGCCGTCCAGTCGGCGAACCGCGGCGTCGACTCGCCGATCTTCGTCAGGGCGTTCTCTCCGGTGTCCGTCTCGACGGTGTGCAACACCGCCAGGAAGTCGTCCAACGGGTACCACTCGTCGGGGTGTGGGTCCGGTCGCTCGATCCCCGCGTCGTCCAACATCTCTCGCATCCGGCTCTGGAACACCGACATCACGCCGTCGAGACACACCTGCACCGTCTCGCCGATCACGTCACCCTCCACGTCGGGAGTGTTCACGCCGAGTCACCCCCGTCGCCGTCCGGATCGGAGCCGGTCACGACTCGTGTCTCCGGGTCGTCCGCCCAGTCGGTCCACGAGCCGTCGTAGTTGGCCGCCCGTTCGTCCAACAGCTCTTCGATCACGAACCAGGTGATCGACGACCGCTCGCCGACCCGGCAGTAGGTGACGGTCCCCTCCTCCCCGATCACGTCGCCGTACACCTCCCGGAGCGCCGGCTCCGGCTGGAACCGCCCGTCGGCAGCGACGGCCTCACCCCACGGAACGTTCTCCGCGGTCGGGACGTGTCCCTCCTCGTCGGTGGTGTCGGGCACCTCGGCGGGCGGCTTCTCCCCCCGGTACTCCATCGGGTTCCGCACGTCGACGACGTTCTCGTCCGACTCGACGGCCGACTGCACCGCCGCGCGGTCGGCTCTGATCGACGTCGCCCGCCCGGAGACGGTGTACTCCCGGGTCGTGTACGTCGGCTCGGTCGTCGTGGTCTCGTACCCTTCTAGGTCCCAGTACCGACGACCGCCGTC belongs to Halobaculum sp. MBLA0143 and includes:
- a CDS encoding Vms1/Ankzf1 family peptidyl-tRNA hydrolase, with product MLDRLLGRAALREELEELREERDSLAAQLEAESERRSEAARARQEAEERVNRLEDRVTELEDRVQRATDDDGPSVRRRERLSRDRLDEVLDRLDGFETEREGALTAAVDESTQPAVTDALGDRAVLARQAAPTVVCVDDAGLVSVALSPPIQPAPFCEWGSEFRLDREWFQPTGRFGFALVRSDTYAGGVYEGGDRQTFTGFQTDVTGEHDKGGFSQARFERRREEEIDDHVDRVRGALDDLDADRLILVGESTALDRLSVDADHTAAVDATGHDEDALGRAFRDFWTTELTAL
- a CDS encoding sulfurtransferase, coding for MSHYENNESVATAEWVLDNLDAVRSDDPDVRLVEVDMEPEVYDDWHVPGAVGVDWEADLVDGLGDELVDPEELSSLLGELGITPETTVVVYGDRANWFAGHALWVLRYYEHADVRLLDGGRRYWDLEGYETTTTEPTYTTREYTVSGRATSIRADRAAVQSAVESDENVVDVRNPMEYRGEKPPAEVPDTTDEEGHVPTAENVPWGEAVAADGRFQPEPALREVYGDVIGEEGTVTYCRVGERSSITWFVIEELLDERAANYDGSWTDWADDPETRVVTGSDPDGDGGDSA